Proteins encoded by one window of Gemmatimonadaceae bacterium:
- a CDS encoding CPXCG motif-containing cysteine-rich protein — translation MSNGDDDSELNEEFPLGDGSAETSCAVVCPCCGEGVTIAVDPGGGSVQEYVEDCEVCCNPWRVSLRFVEGFPNVQLAALDE, via the coding sequence ATGTCGAACGGAGACGATGATAGCGAGTTGAATGAAGAGTTCCCCCTCGGCGACGGATCGGCGGAAACCTCGTGTGCGGTTGTCTGCCCCTGCTGCGGGGAGGGAGTCACGATAGCCGTCGACCCGGGGGGCGGGAGCGTGCAGGAGTACGTGGAAGATTGCGAAGTCTGCTGCAATCCGTGGAGAGTCAGCCTGCGCTTCGTGGAGGGTTTTCCAAACGTGCAACTCGCAGCACTGGACGAATAG
- the pdeM gene encoding ligase-associated DNA damage response endonuclease PdeM, translated as MSEAVPCGDCTVSLFGQTLALMPERAVWWRDTDTLLVADLHFGKAAAFRAGGIPVPSGTTHEALDRLQSIARRTRARRIVFLGDLLHAKAGRSIDVLDALSDWRKANSDLELLLVRGNHDRHAGDPPGELGIRCENAPFLIGPFAMSHYPAVHPDGYVIAGHVHPGIRLYGAGRERVRLPCFVFDESSAILPAFGDFTGLANIEPEPGRSTYAIAGEEVVRISNI; from the coding sequence GTGAGCGAGGCAGTGCCATGCGGCGACTGCACAGTCTCGCTCTTCGGACAGACACTGGCACTGATGCCGGAGCGGGCTGTGTGGTGGAGGGACACCGATACACTGCTCGTTGCCGACCTGCATTTCGGGAAAGCGGCGGCGTTCAGAGCCGGCGGCATCCCCGTTCCGTCCGGCACGACCCACGAGGCGTTGGACCGACTGCAATCCATTGCCCGGCGCACTCGCGCGCGCCGCATCGTGTTTCTCGGTGACCTGCTTCACGCGAAAGCGGGAAGGTCAATCGATGTGCTCGATGCACTCTCAGACTGGCGAAAGGCGAACAGTGATCTCGAGCTGCTGCTTGTGCGCGGCAATCACGACCGTCATGCGGGAGATCCGCCCGGGGAGCTCGGTATTCGCTGTGAGAACGCCCCATTCCTGATCGGCCCATTCGCGATGAGCCATTACCCGGCAGTACATCCGGATGGATATGTCATCGCCGGCCATGTTCATCCCGGCATTCGCCTCTACGGAGCCGGTCGCGAGCGGGTACGCCTTCCGTGCTTCGTGTTTGACGAAAGCTCGGCGATCCTTCCTGCGTTCGGTGATTTCACCGGACTCGCCAATATCGAACCAGAGCCGGGACGGAGTACCTACGCCATTGCAGGAGAAGAGGTAGTTCGCATTAGTAACATATAG
- a CDS encoding bifunctional YncE family protein/alkaline phosphatase family protein — translation MRETSGDRQHFRRHLILRLLCFCGALSLLAACKRGPQPPPAAGGDSSTALQPRLPTGARLAPAGRSFDVGSFPLSMLLTPERDRMLLLLSGWRQQGLQVVDRQSGAVLQTMLQPAAFLGIAISPTGESVYASGGNQDVVYRYSWRDRRLALVDSLILGPKKPGESGKRYPAGIALSRDGRTLYVAENLGDALAVLDVATGRVKARFPTERYPYGVVVAPDGAVYVSAWGGRSVHTFRATGNGGLSATGKLTVARHPSALLLNRDGSRLFIASGSTDRVVVVDTRTRAVVAELLDPPPEGPAEGSTPNALALSENGTRLYVAEADNNAIGIFDLTARTSNVAGATGSDRLAGRVATGWYPSGVLAIGDTLYVIDAKGRGTSSNTGGPQPGAIRNPAVRPDSARTLGQLSGTMTVIPFARTAGAELARLTGVVARANGWDAPRRKRFTYPPFQHVIYIIKENRTYDQVLGDLPLGDGDTSLVFFPRPVSPNHHALAERFGLYDRFFVNAEVSPDGHNWSMAAYTTDYLQKTVPSNYSGRGRTYDYEGTNRGWGAAFIPEDDVAEPASGYLWDLAQKKGITFRNYGEFVVPPAVRDTSALPDGYRGNKPFLAANTNPRFPGYDLSIKDQVRADVWLADLREFERRGVMPKLQIVRLPNDHTAGARAGSPTPRAMMADNDLALGRMIDALSRSAFWKNTVVFVLEDDAQNGPDHFDSHRSPFFVISPYNRPGVIHRFTNTTDALLTMEEILGLGSMSQFDYYGRPLREVFASSPDLRPYSVLVPSVSLTEMNPRTGANARESARLDLRVEDVADEDSFNRVLWRAIKGDGSRYPGPTRMSALDLKVGHK, via the coding sequence ATGAGAGAAACGTCAGGGGACCGGCAACACTTCCGTCGTCATCTCATTCTGCGCCTGCTCTGCTTCTGCGGGGCGCTGTCACTCCTCGCAGCGTGCAAGCGCGGACCGCAACCGCCGCCTGCCGCCGGTGGTGATTCCTCCACGGCCCTGCAGCCGCGTCTCCCGACCGGAGCTCGGCTAGCCCCCGCGGGGCGTTCATTCGACGTCGGGTCATTCCCGCTGAGCATGCTGCTCACCCCGGAGCGGGATCGAATGCTCCTGCTTCTGAGCGGCTGGCGTCAGCAGGGATTGCAGGTCGTCGACCGCCAGTCCGGTGCAGTGCTCCAGACGATGCTTCAACCCGCGGCGTTTCTCGGCATCGCTATTTCGCCCACCGGCGAATCGGTGTACGCGTCCGGTGGCAACCAGGACGTGGTCTACAGGTATTCGTGGCGGGATCGGCGGCTTGCACTCGTAGACAGTCTCATACTCGGACCGAAAAAACCGGGCGAGTCCGGAAAACGATATCCCGCCGGCATCGCATTGTCCCGGGACGGGCGCACGCTGTATGTAGCCGAAAACCTGGGCGACGCTCTCGCAGTACTCGACGTAGCGACAGGCAGAGTAAAGGCACGATTTCCCACCGAGCGATATCCTTACGGAGTCGTCGTCGCGCCGGACGGCGCTGTTTATGTATCAGCATGGGGAGGCCGATCGGTGCACACTTTCCGGGCGACCGGGAATGGCGGACTGTCAGCAACCGGGAAACTCACCGTCGCTCGACACCCATCAGCGCTGCTTCTCAATCGGGATGGCTCGCGCCTGTTCATCGCTTCTGGAAGCACTGACCGCGTGGTTGTAGTTGACACGAGAACGCGAGCAGTGGTGGCGGAACTGCTCGATCCCCCTCCTGAAGGACCAGCCGAGGGTAGCACCCCCAATGCGCTCGCGTTGTCCGAAAACGGTACCCGGCTCTATGTCGCCGAGGCGGATAACAACGCAATCGGCATCTTCGATCTTACCGCTCGCACATCCAATGTTGCCGGCGCGACCGGATCGGATCGCCTCGCCGGACGTGTCGCCACGGGCTGGTATCCGTCCGGTGTGCTCGCCATCGGCGACACACTTTACGTGATCGATGCGAAAGGCCGCGGGACCTCCTCGAATACCGGGGGCCCGCAACCCGGCGCCATCCGCAACCCTGCCGTCAGGCCAGACAGTGCCCGGACACTCGGCCAATTGTCCGGGACGATGACAGTGATTCCGTTTGCCCGCACGGCCGGCGCAGAGCTCGCGCGTCTGACCGGGGTGGTTGCGCGCGCGAATGGCTGGGATGCGCCGCGACGCAAGCGCTTCACGTATCCACCATTTCAGCACGTCATCTACATCATCAAGGAAAACCGCACCTACGACCAGGTGCTCGGCGATCTGCCGCTCGGTGACGGAGATACATCGCTTGTCTTCTTCCCTCGCCCGGTCAGTCCGAACCACCATGCGCTCGCCGAGCGGTTCGGACTTTACGATCGTTTTTTCGTCAACGCTGAAGTAAGTCCTGACGGCCACAACTGGAGCATGGCGGCGTACACTACTGACTACCTGCAGAAAACGGTGCCGTCCAATTACTCCGGAAGGGGTCGAACCTACGACTACGAGGGCACCAATCGCGGATGGGGAGCGGCTTTTATCCCGGAGGATGATGTGGCCGAGCCGGCGAGTGGCTATCTCTGGGATCTCGCTCAAAAGAAAGGGATTACGTTCCGCAATTATGGCGAGTTCGTCGTGCCGCCTGCAGTTCGGGATACGAGCGCGTTGCCGGATGGTTACCGGGGGAACAAGCCGTTTCTTGCCGCCAACACGAATCCGCGATTCCCTGGTTACGATCTTTCTATAAAGGATCAGGTGCGGGCAGACGTCTGGTTGGCGGACTTGCGTGAATTCGAGAGACGTGGCGTCATGCCAAAGCTTCAGATCGTGAGATTACCCAACGATCACACCGCTGGCGCCCGAGCGGGCTCACCCACTCCGCGCGCGATGATGGCGGACAACGACCTCGCGCTCGGCCGCATGATCGATGCACTATCCCGCTCCGCCTTCTGGAAGAATACTGTCGTATTCGTGCTCGAAGATGATGCGCAGAACGGACCGGATCACTTCGACTCGCACCGCTCGCCGTTCTTTGTCATCTCCCCCTACAACAGGCCCGGCGTGATCCATCGTTTTACAAATACCACCGATGCGCTGCTGACGATGGAGGAGATTCTGGGACTCGGCTCGATGTCTCAGTTCGATTACTACGGCCGGCCTCTGCGCGAGGTATTCGCATCTTCTCCCGACCTGCGTCCGTATTCGGTGCTTGTCCCATCGGTGTCGCTGACGGAGATGAACCCCCGTACCGGCGCCAACGCAAGAGAGAGCGCGCGCCTCGATCTGCGGGTGGAGGATGTCGCCGATGAAGACTCGTTCAACCGCGTTTTGTGGCGGGCGATCAAGGGCGACGGCTCACGTTATCCGGGACCGACGCGGATGAGCGCGCTGGACCTCAAGGTGGGCCACAAATAG
- a CDS encoding ligase-associated DNA damage response DEXH box helicase, with the protein MTARPPAARASVPDAPAAKQGQKKPTRPRSPRTGRKSANALIAGWFASRGWKAFSFQREVWDAYLGGESGLIHAATGTGKTLAAWVGPLLEFIAEGNAHDSTAPPGRKRSARNSAPPLRVLWITPLRALAADTTAALLQPVTDLGLPWSVETRTGDTTSALRSRQARRLPTALVTTPESLSLLISRENASDQFIHLRVVVVDEWHELMGTKRGVQTQLALARLRGICPQLRTWGLSATIGNIDDAKTTLLGRATMATSSRMVRGVEPKSIIVDSLIPPVIERFPWAGHLGTQMAPQVVAAIEEGETAIVFTNTRSQTEIWYQAILAQRPDWAGTIALHHGSLDRKRRDWVEEGLRTARLRCVVATSSLDLGVDFSPVDRVIQIGSPKGIARLTQRAGRSGHRPGAASRVTCVPTHTLELIEVAAARDGVESGAIESRYPVIRPLDVLAQHVVTIAVGEGFMPAELFDEVRQTDAFADLPEDEWDWVLSFVSNGGEALKGYPEYSKVRADAEGRWRVEDRTMARRHRMTIGTIVSDSHVVVQYLRGGRLGSVEESFIARLRQGDRFFFAGAPLEFIRVRDMVAWVRRAPSVKGAVPRWAGSRMPLSGELASALRNRLGEAARGVFRGPEMQAIQPILQVQAKWSRIPGPGEFLIERVASREGHHLFFFPFEGRLVHEGLAALFAWRISRIRPITFSMSSNDYGFELLSPDEAPIEEALANGLLDAHNLVGDIPASLNATEMARRQFREIARVAGLVFPGFPRSGKTDRQLQASSGLFFDVFMRYDAGNMLLGQARREVLERQLERTRLGLTLQRISAAQVIVMNPKRTPPLAFPLLVDRTRERVSSEKLSDRVKRMQRALERAAG; encoded by the coding sequence TTGACGGCACGACCGCCGGCAGCGCGTGCCAGCGTTCCCGACGCTCCCGCGGCGAAGCAAGGTCAGAAAAAGCCCACGCGCCCACGATCCCCGCGGACTGGCAGAAAATCGGCGAATGCGCTGATTGCGGGATGGTTTGCCTCGCGAGGGTGGAAGGCGTTTTCATTTCAGCGCGAGGTGTGGGACGCTTACCTTGGCGGCGAGAGCGGGCTTATTCACGCGGCAACCGGTACCGGGAAAACACTGGCTGCCTGGGTGGGGCCGCTCCTGGAGTTTATCGCTGAAGGAAACGCGCACGATTCGACGGCGCCGCCAGGCAGAAAACGCTCAGCGCGCAACTCGGCGCCGCCGCTCCGGGTGCTCTGGATAACGCCGCTGCGCGCACTTGCCGCGGACACGACTGCAGCCCTGCTGCAGCCGGTCACCGACCTCGGTCTGCCGTGGAGTGTGGAGACGAGAACCGGCGACACGACATCTGCTTTGCGGTCACGCCAGGCGCGCAGGCTACCAACGGCGCTGGTTACAACTCCCGAGAGCCTGTCGCTGCTCATTTCCCGGGAGAATGCATCCGATCAGTTTATCCACTTGAGGGTGGTCGTGGTCGATGAATGGCACGAGTTGATGGGCACCAAGCGCGGCGTGCAGACTCAGCTTGCACTCGCACGACTGCGAGGAATCTGCCCGCAACTCCGCACGTGGGGTCTGTCGGCAACCATCGGAAACATTGACGACGCGAAAACCACTCTGCTCGGCCGCGCGACCATGGCGACGTCATCGCGAATGGTTCGCGGTGTCGAGCCAAAAAGTATCATCGTCGACTCGCTTATTCCCCCGGTGATCGAACGATTTCCGTGGGCTGGACATCTTGGCACGCAGATGGCGCCGCAGGTTGTTGCAGCGATCGAGGAAGGCGAGACGGCGATCGTATTCACCAACACCCGGTCGCAAACCGAGATCTGGTACCAGGCGATTCTCGCACAGCGTCCCGATTGGGCCGGCACGATCGCGCTCCATCACGGATCGCTCGACAGAAAGCGCCGCGACTGGGTGGAAGAGGGCCTGCGCACGGCACGTCTTCGCTGTGTGGTCGCGACATCCAGTCTCGATCTCGGTGTCGATTTTTCGCCAGTCGACAGAGTGATCCAGATCGGCAGCCCAAAGGGAATTGCGCGATTAACGCAGCGTGCCGGACGAAGCGGTCACCGGCCGGGAGCGGCAAGCAGAGTGACATGCGTTCCCACTCACACGCTCGAGCTCATTGAAGTCGCCGCAGCTCGAGACGGTGTCGAGTCAGGGGCCATCGAATCACGGTATCCGGTAATTCGTCCCCTCGACGTTCTCGCTCAGCACGTTGTCACCATTGCTGTCGGAGAGGGTTTTATGCCTGCCGAGCTGTTCGACGAAGTGCGCCAGACAGACGCGTTCGCTGACCTTCCGGAAGACGAATGGGACTGGGTGCTCTCATTTGTCAGCAATGGCGGTGAAGCGCTAAAGGGATATCCGGAATATTCGAAGGTGCGCGCCGATGCTGAGGGGCGCTGGCGTGTTGAGGACCGGACAATGGCTCGCAGGCACCGGATGACGATTGGCACCATTGTCAGCGACTCACACGTCGTCGTTCAGTATCTCCGCGGAGGCAGACTCGGATCCGTTGAGGAGTCGTTCATTGCCCGCCTTCGTCAGGGTGACCGTTTCTTTTTTGCGGGTGCGCCGCTGGAGTTTATCAGGGTGCGTGACATGGTGGCGTGGGTGCGGCGAGCGCCCAGCGTAAAAGGGGCAGTTCCGAGATGGGCAGGCAGCAGGATGCCGCTTTCGGGAGAGCTCGCTTCCGCTCTGCGCAATCGCCTTGGCGAAGCGGCACGGGGAGTATTCCGTGGCCCCGAGATGCAGGCCATTCAGCCCATTCTTCAGGTTCAGGCAAAGTGGTCGAGAATCCCTGGTCCCGGTGAGTTTCTCATCGAGCGGGTGGCCTCGCGGGAAGGTCATCACCTTTTTTTCTTTCCCTTTGAAGGCCGTCTGGTGCACGAAGGGCTCGCAGCCCTGTTTGCGTGGCGCATCTCGCGAATCCGTCCGATCACCTTCTCGATGTCGTCCAATGATTACGGATTCGAGCTGCTCTCGCCCGATGAAGCGCCGATAGAGGAGGCGCTCGCTAATGGGCTCCTCGATGCACACAATCTCGTTGGCGATATCCCTGCATCACTCAACGCAACGGAGATGGCGCGACGACAGTTCAGGGAAATTGCGCGCGTAGCGGGCCTTGTTTTCCCTGGATTCCCACGGTCGGGCAAGACCGACCGCCAGCTTCAGGCCTCGAGCGGCCTCTTCTTCGATGTATTCATGAGGTACGACGCGGGCAACATGCTGCTCGGCCAGGCGCGTCGCGAAGTTCTGGAGCGACAGCTGGAGCGCACGCGGCTTGGTCTTACGCTGCAACGCATCTCCGCGGCGCAGGTTATTGTGATGAATCCGAAGCGCACGCCGCCGCTTGCGTTTCCGCTTCTGGTCGACCGGACGCGGGAGCGCGTGTCGTCGGAAAAACTCTCCGATCGTGTCAAACGGATGCAGCGGGCTCTCGAGCGGGCGGCTGGGTGA
- a CDS encoding GntR family transcriptional regulator: MAMFTVDPRDPTPLYAQLERAIRTAIATGKLQQGARLPTVRQLAVDLHVNANTVARVYAALERTDVVETQRGVGTFVRASPSASAVHGNRERELERDISRFIPEVLALGYSIPDIITYLKLRIEQEKDSNARPQR; the protein is encoded by the coding sequence ATGGCCATGTTTACAGTCGACCCCAGGGATCCAACGCCGCTGTACGCCCAGCTCGAAAGAGCGATACGGACGGCGATCGCCACCGGAAAGCTGCAGCAGGGAGCAAGGCTGCCAACGGTGCGCCAGCTGGCGGTTGATCTGCACGTCAACGCCAACACCGTCGCCAGAGTATATGCGGCCCTCGAGCGGACGGATGTTGTCGAGACACAGCGTGGAGTCGGCACTTTCGTGCGAGCCAGCCCGTCGGCTTCAGCCGTTCATGGGAACCGGGAGCGGGAGCTCGAGCGCGACATCTCGCGATTCATTCCGGAAGTGCTGGCTCTCGGATACTCGATTCCCGACATAATCACTTATCTCAAACTCCGCATTGAACAGGAGAAGGATTCCAATGCTCGTCCTCAACGATAA